In the Deinococcus ficus genome, one interval contains:
- a CDS encoding metallophosphoesterase family protein — translation MRGVRLLLLSDIHANITALEAVLKDAGTRRFDQVVCLGDAVGYGSHANEVLDVLRDLDPVCIQGNHEHMLLGLAGGADSGRQSVVYAALRAQLERLTPAHLEWLRLWRDGVDDPEVGARYRHGTPLSLDDYTDSVTAAREAFQGWQGRLGFVGHTHTPAVFATLNAPVGEWIKSQTFAEGGSYLVPPTARVILNPGSVGQPRDGNPQASYGVYDTARNHFEVVRVTYDVERAGALIREAGLPEVLAARLTLGK, via the coding sequence ATGCGCGGCGTGCGGCTGCTGCTGCTTTCCGATATTCACGCGAACATCACGGCCCTGGAGGCCGTCCTGAAGGATGCCGGCACGCGGCGTTTCGATCAGGTGGTGTGCCTGGGCGACGCGGTCGGGTACGGGTCCCACGCGAACGAGGTGCTGGACGTGCTGCGGGACCTGGACCCGGTGTGCATCCAGGGCAACCACGAGCACATGCTGCTGGGCCTGGCGGGCGGCGCGGACTCCGGCCGGCAGAGCGTGGTGTACGCCGCGCTGCGCGCGCAGCTGGAGCGGCTCACCCCGGCGCACCTGGAGTGGCTGCGGCTGTGGCGCGACGGTGTGGACGACCCGGAGGTCGGCGCGCGTTACCGGCACGGCACGCCCCTGAGCCTGGACGACTACACCGACAGCGTCACCGCGGCCCGGGAGGCGTTCCAGGGCTGGCAGGGGCGGCTGGGGTTCGTGGGGCACACGCACACCCCGGCGGTGTTCGCCACGCTGAACGCCCCGGTCGGGGAGTGGATCAAGTCGCAGACCTTCGCGGAGGGCGGCAGTTACCTGGTGCCGCCGACCGCGCGGGTGATCCTGAACCCGGGCAGCGTGGGGCAGCCGCGGGACGGGAATCCGCAGGCGAGTTACGGGGTGTACGACACGGCCCGTAACCACTTCGAGGTGGTGCGCGTGACGTATGACGTGGAACGGGCGGGCGCCCTGATCCGGGAGGCGGGCCTGCCGGAAGTCCTGGCGGCGCGCCTGACGCTGGGCAAATGA
- a CDS encoding MBL fold metallo-hydrolase, which produces MVKPFDHGPVRVWSLPTGPLQENAVLVAGAQGQGFLFDPGDDAERILALVRDAGVSVQAILLTHAHFDHIGAVQATREALGVPVHLHPADLPLYRLGQASAARWNLPFVQPADPEHALRQDQTLTAGDLSLRVRELPGHAPGHVVFLGPGFVIAGDTLFQGGIGRTDLPGGDHPQLIAGLERELLSLPDDVSVYPGHGPRTTVGFERRTNPFLR; this is translated from the coding sequence ATGGTGAAACCGTTTGATCACGGGCCGGTGCGGGTGTGGTCCCTGCCCACCGGGCCCTTGCAGGAAAACGCGGTGCTGGTGGCGGGAGCGCAGGGGCAGGGCTTCCTGTTCGACCCGGGCGACGACGCCGAACGGATCCTGGCACTGGTGCGGGACGCCGGGGTGAGCGTGCAGGCGATCCTGCTCACGCACGCGCACTTCGATCACATCGGCGCGGTACAGGCCACCCGCGAGGCGCTGGGCGTGCCTGTGCACCTGCATCCGGCGGACCTGCCGCTGTACCGGCTGGGGCAGGCGAGCGCGGCGCGCTGGAACCTGCCGTTCGTGCAGCCCGCCGACCCGGAGCATGCCCTGAGGCAGGACCAGACCCTCACGGCCGGGGACCTGAGCCTGCGGGTGCGGGAGCTGCCGGGGCACGCGCCGGGGCATGTGGTGTTCCTGGGGCCCGGGTTCGTGATCGCCGGGGACACGCTGTTCCAGGGCGGGATCGGGCGCACGGACCTGCCGGGCGGCGACCACCCGCAGCTGATCGCGGGCCTGGAACGGGAACTGCTGTCCCTGCCGGACGACGTGAGCGTGTACCCGGGGCACGGGCCGCGCACCACGGTGGGCTTCGAGCGCCGCACGAACCCCTTCCTGCGCTGA
- a CDS encoding S8 family peptidase — protein sequence MNPARLAALMTLALTLAACGQNSTPAAEAQIPAGEPAAVSPATPEFVEGEVLVQLQSGLSAQGLTALSGLGVQSLETLAVTNGAPLLRMQISDGASVQAKIGQLQASGMVRFAEPNWVYHHQATASDSYFTNGTLWGMYGDASSPANAYGSQAAEAWARGNVGSDGVYVGIIDEGYQFDHPDLKNNAWTNPYDPVNGVDDDGNGYVDDTRGWDFANGDNSVYDGGTRGSQDSHGTHVAGTIGGTANDGGVVGVNHNVTFISGKFLGRRGGTTANAIKAVDYFTDLKTRHGMNIVATNNSWGGGGYSQALYDAVVRAAKANILFIAAAGNSGTNNDTTASYPSNYDTSSSSAGYDSVIAVAAIDKAGALASFSQYGAKSVDLGAPGVAIMSSVPYNGYSSYNGTSMATPHVTGGAALYAASHPGATAKQIRDAILGSVVATNSLNGKTVTGGRLNVSGF from the coding sequence ATGAACCCAGCCCGTCTCGCCGCCCTGATGACCCTCGCCCTGACCCTTGCCGCCTGCGGCCAGAACAGCACCCCCGCGGCCGAAGCGCAGATCCCGGCCGGTGAACCCGCCGCGGTGAGCCCCGCCACGCCCGAATTCGTGGAAGGCGAGGTGCTCGTGCAGCTGCAGAGCGGCCTGAGCGCCCAGGGCCTCACGGCGCTGAGCGGGCTGGGCGTGCAGTCCCTGGAAACCCTGGCGGTCACGAACGGCGCGCCCCTGCTGCGCATGCAGATCAGCGACGGTGCCAGCGTGCAGGCGAAGATCGGGCAGCTGCAGGCCAGCGGCATGGTGCGCTTCGCGGAACCCAACTGGGTGTACCACCACCAGGCCACCGCCAGCGACAGCTACTTCACGAACGGCACCCTGTGGGGCATGTACGGCGACGCCAGCAGCCCCGCCAACGCGTACGGCAGCCAGGCCGCCGAGGCCTGGGCGCGCGGGAACGTCGGCAGTGACGGCGTGTACGTCGGGATCATCGACGAGGGCTACCAGTTCGACCACCCCGACCTGAAGAACAACGCCTGGACCAACCCCTACGACCCCGTCAACGGCGTGGACGACGACGGCAACGGCTACGTGGACGACACCCGCGGCTGGGACTTCGCCAACGGCGACAACAGCGTCTACGACGGCGGCACCCGCGGCAGCCAGGACAGCCACGGCACCCACGTCGCCGGAACCATCGGCGGCACCGCCAACGACGGCGGCGTGGTCGGCGTGAACCACAACGTCACATTCATCAGCGGCAAGTTCCTGGGCCGCCGCGGCGGCACCACCGCCAACGCCATCAAGGCCGTGGACTACTTCACCGACCTGAAAACCCGCCACGGGATGAACATCGTCGCCACGAACAACAGCTGGGGCGGCGGCGGGTACAGCCAGGCGCTGTACGACGCGGTCGTGCGCGCCGCAAAGGCGAACATCCTGTTCATCGCCGCGGCCGGCAACAGCGGCACGAACAACGACACCACCGCCAGCTACCCCAGCAACTACGACACCTCCTCCTCCTCCGCCGGGTACGACAGCGTGATCGCGGTCGCCGCCATCGACAAGGCCGGCGCGCTCGCCAGCTTCAGCCAGTACGGCGCCAAGAGCGTGGACCTCGGCGCGCCCGGCGTGGCGATCATGAGCAGCGTGCCCTACAACGGCTACAGCAGCTACAACGGCACCAGCATGGCCACCCCGCACGTGACGGGCGGCGCGGCCCTGTACGCCGCCAGCCACCCCGGCGCGACCGCCAAGCAGATCCGCGACGCGATCCTGGGCAGCGTGGTCGCCACCAACAGCCTGAACGGCAAGACGGTTACCGGCGGCCGCCTGAACGTCAGCGGCTTCTGA
- a CDS encoding DNA polymerase III subunit delta', with the protein MTDPASPLGGLPALSAATLHGPLLEQTGAFRGNALLLTGPARVGRRALALAVAAQHNCSGVRGMYGEACGTCPSCRALAAGGHPDVLLVEPRATTTTGKAARRRIIPIGAVLEGRDKGRDYEVHVYEFLEVRPTFRRRVVVVNGAEFLGQEAANALLKLVEEPPHGALFVFIAEDVRSVLPTIVSRSGRLSVPPVADRALEFALAQAGVSPDPDLVAFAAGRAGVLAEHVTVLAALAGAADFTRALEEGLLSALDAASALEKHWDAAWHPETLRFAWRHLPPPARARADTALEALQEALEAYANPALSFQVFALRLREALGSA; encoded by the coding sequence ATGACGGACCCGGCCTCGCCGCTGGGCGGTCTGCCGGCCCTGTCGGCCGCGACCCTGCACGGCCCGCTGCTGGAGCAGACGGGGGCGTTTCGCGGCAATGCCCTGCTGCTGACCGGCCCGGCCCGGGTGGGGCGGCGGGCGCTGGCACTGGCGGTCGCGGCGCAGCACAACTGTTCCGGGGTGCGCGGCATGTACGGCGAGGCGTGCGGCACCTGCCCGTCGTGCCGGGCGCTGGCGGCGGGCGGGCACCCGGACGTGCTGCTGGTGGAGCCGCGCGCCACAACCACCACCGGGAAGGCCGCGCGGCGCAGGATCATCCCCATCGGGGCGGTGCTGGAGGGGCGGGACAAGGGCCGCGACTACGAGGTGCACGTCTACGAGTTCCTGGAGGTCCGCCCGACCTTCCGGCGGCGGGTGGTGGTGGTGAACGGCGCGGAGTTCCTCGGGCAGGAGGCCGCGAACGCGCTGCTGAAACTGGTGGAGGAACCGCCGCACGGGGCGCTGTTCGTGTTCATCGCGGAGGACGTGCGGTCGGTGCTGCCGACCATCGTGAGCCGCAGCGGGCGCCTGAGCGTCCCGCCGGTCGCGGACCGGGCGCTGGAGTTCGCGCTGGCGCAGGCCGGCGTGAGTCCGGACCCGGACCTGGTGGCGTTCGCGGCGGGGCGCGCGGGCGTGCTGGCCGAGCACGTCACTGTCCTGGCAGCCCTGGCGGGCGCGGCGGACTTCACCCGCGCGCTGGAGGAGGGCCTGCTGTCCGCGCTGGACGCCGCCTCCGCGCTGGAGAAGCACTGGGACGCGGCGTGGCACCCGGAGACGCTGCGCTTCGCGTGGCGGCACCTGCCGCCGCCGGCCCGCGCCCGGGCGGACACGGCGCTGGAAGCCCTTCAGGAGGCGCTGGAGGCGTACGCGAACCCGGCCCTGAGTTTTCAGGTGTTCGCGCTGCGGCTCCGGGAGGCGCTGGGGTCCGCCTGA